The following proteins are co-located in the Chryseobacterium daecheongense genome:
- a CDS encoding TonB-dependent receptor codes for MKKNIFCLGSLIAASLIHAQKKDSLHQRRLEEVIITASRSPEIVKKTASTVHIIHKKEIEEQSLISPDLSNILAYKVPGLAFGNNLVGNRGQTLRGRNVLIMIDGIPQSSPLRNNDREIRSIDPSVLERIEVVKGATSIYGNGAEGGIINYITQKNTKSKPFSGKTVLGFTSHDLFNSNMFKSDGGAGYRVSQSFFGNLGKWDYLINGTITQNGVKIDGDDLVQNPRYGLGETSVGNIFGKVGYNIDDDNRVELMYNYYSSLQDSKYILDIGKYGERPSTGKLGNREGVKEGTRYNHNGYLKYINKNIFHQTSLNTTIYFQDFYTIYDYRNPPRWKTGGQSAILEKKYGFRADFNTEFKKGNELMGSLTYGLDLLNEKTSQPLVDGRIWVPEMNMLAAAPFVQGKLFITKDLTVKAGLRWDKMSVKVPDYTTLPSGNASEFNVQGGRLNYSNISYNVGVSYVAIDFFQPFTSYSRGFNIYDLGRVLRDAKTNVLNEINTDPVVIDNYEIGFNSKIGRAVDFSASYFYNYSKLGADLVSVNGFWTPLRAPQYISGVELAMNVYPTRGLSIGANYTYQEGKVDVKNDNSYDKYLSGLRIAPARLNSYIKWNNKSQKLQLGVYHMYSFKREQFEPVSGKYQEGEGPVKEFNLFNFQGSYQFNNVITVGLGIENVLNKTYYTPTSMYTARDAEYVRGNGRYYTLSLNFNY; via the coding sequence ATGAAAAAAAATATTTTTTGTTTGGGAAGCTTGATCGCAGCTTCCTTAATACATGCACAAAAAAAAGATTCACTTCATCAAAGGAGACTTGAAGAAGTTATTATCACAGCATCAAGGTCTCCCGAAATTGTAAAAAAGACGGCTTCTACAGTACATATTATCCATAAAAAAGAAATTGAAGAGCAGTCTCTGATATCTCCTGACCTCAGTAATATATTAGCATATAAAGTTCCGGGACTTGCTTTTGGTAATAATCTCGTAGGAAATAGAGGCCAAACCCTAAGGGGTAGAAATGTACTGATCATGATCGATGGTATTCCTCAATCAAGTCCGTTACGAAATAATGACAGGGAGATCAGAAGTATTGATCCGTCAGTACTTGAACGTATTGAAGTTGTTAAAGGAGCAACATCCATTTATGGAAATGGTGCAGAGGGCGGTATTATCAATTATATCACTCAGAAAAATACTAAGAGCAAACCATTTTCAGGAAAAACAGTTTTGGGCTTTACCAGTCATGATTTATTCAATAGTAATATGTTCAAATCGGACGGTGGCGCTGGCTACAGGGTTTCGCAGAGTTTTTTTGGAAACTTAGGAAAGTGGGATTACCTGATTAACGGTACAATTACTCAGAATGGAGTGAAAATAGACGGTGATGATTTGGTTCAAAATCCAAGATATGGATTAGGAGAAACCAGTGTAGGAAACATATTCGGAAAAGTAGGATATAATATAGATGATGATAATAGAGTGGAGTTAATGTATAATTATTATTCCAGTTTACAGGATTCTAAATATATTCTTGATATCGGAAAGTATGGAGAAAGACCTTCTACGGGAAAATTAGGAAACAGAGAAGGGGTGAAAGAGGGAACAAGATATAATCATAACGGATATTTAAAATATATCAATAAAAATATTTTCCATCAGACTTCCCTCAATACAACGATTTATTTTCAGGACTTTTATACAATCTATGATTATCGTAACCCACCAAGATGGAAAACAGGGGGACAATCGGCTATTTTGGAAAAGAAATATGGATTCAGGGCAGATTTTAATACTGAATTTAAAAAAGGAAATGAGCTGATGGGTTCTTTAACCTATGGTCTTGATTTACTCAATGAGAAAACAAGCCAGCCTTTGGTAGATGGACGAATATGGGTTCCTGAAATGAATATGCTGGCCGCTGCTCCTTTTGTACAAGGTAAATTGTTTATCACCAAAGACTTAACTGTTAAAGCAGGATTGCGATGGGATAAGATGTCTGTAAAAGTTCCGGATTATACTACATTGCCTTCTGGAAATGCCTCTGAATTTAATGTGCAGGGAGGCCGGTTAAATTATTCCAATATATCATATAATGTAGGAGTAAGTTATGTTGCAATTGACTTTTTCCAGCCTTTTACCTCTTACTCAAGAGGATTTAATATTTATGATTTAGGACGAGTGCTGAGAGATGCTAAAACTAATGTTTTAAATGAAATCAATACGGATCCTGTTGTTATTGATAATTACGAGATTGGATTTAACAGTAAAATTGGCCGGGCTGTTGATTTCTCAGCGAGTTATTTTTATAATTATTCAAAATTGGGGGCAGACTTGGTCTCTGTAAACGGATTTTGGACTCCTTTGAGAGCGCCACAATACATTAGTGGAGTAGAGCTGGCAATGAACGTATATCCGACCAGAGGATTAAGTATAGGAGCTAATTATACTTACCAGGAAGGAAAAGTAGACGTGAAAAATGATAATAGCTATGATAAATATTTGAGCGGATTGAGGATCGCTCCAGCCAGACTTAATTCTTATATCAAATGGAATAATAAATCCCAGAAGCTTCAATTGGGAGTTTATCATATGTACTCCTTTAAAAGAGAACAATTTGAACCGGTATCCGGAAAATATCAGGAAGGAGAAGGTCCTGTAAAGGAATTTAACCTTTTTAATTTTCAAGGGAGTTACCAATTTAATAATGTAATTACGGTAGGATTAGGAATAGAAAATGTCTTGAATAAAACCTATTATACTCCAACTTCAATGTACACTGCACGAGATGCAGAGTATGTAAGAGGAAACGGAAGGTATTATACCTTGTCTCTGAATTTTAATTACTAG
- a CDS encoding glycoside hydrolase family 97 protein has translation MKKNDFIIFILFCMILLPTGVSAQKQLILTSPNNKLKTFINVGKTVEYSVLHNGDVMLDKSAISMTLDDGSFYGKNGKLLRSSEKKVNQTFNVRIYKRRQIKDYYNELILEFKDYHIIFRAYDEGIAYRFVSLAKKPFKIMAEQAEFNFPADQKAFINYTNKPETAPLEKQFFNSFEQPYFHYPLSEWNKKRLAINPLLVEGVKGKKLCIAESDLINYPGMFLYPGDKSNSLKGVFAPYPKEVQQGGHNNLQMLIKSRENFVAQFDKGTDFPWRIIIISEKDSDLTDSDIVYKLATPSQGDYSWVKPGKVAWDWWNDWNLYNVNFKTGVNNETYRYYIDFAAQYGIEYVILDEGWAVNKKADLFQVVPEINLPELIAYANSKKVGLILWAGYYAFDRDMEAVCKHYSEMGIKGFKVDFMDRDDQIIVDFHRRGAAMAAKYKLLIDYHGTYKPTGLQRTYPNVINFEGVNGLEQMKWADHLDQVTYDVTIPFIRQIAGPMDYTQGAMRNATKDNFKSVDSEAMSQGTRCRQLAEYIVFESPLNMLCDSPSNYMAETECTEFIAKIPTIWDQTIALDGEVAKYVAIARKKGDDWYMGALTNWDARTVELDLSFLGKGNFKGEVFKDGINANRVAKDYKKEVIDIPANRKLTVSMASGGGYVIKITKK, from the coding sequence ATGAAAAAAAATGATTTTATTATTTTTATCTTATTCTGTATGATACTTTTGCCTACAGGGGTTTCAGCTCAAAAACAATTAATACTCACTTCTCCTAATAATAAACTGAAAACCTTCATCAACGTAGGTAAAACAGTAGAGTATTCCGTGCTACACAATGGAGATGTAATGCTCGACAAATCTGCTATCTCCATGACACTTGATGATGGATCTTTCTATGGGAAAAATGGAAAACTTTTAAGATCGTCGGAAAAAAAAGTTAATCAGACTTTCAATGTGCGGATATATAAACGCCGGCAAATTAAAGACTATTATAATGAACTGATATTAGAGTTTAAAGATTATCATATTATTTTTAGAGCTTATGATGAAGGGATTGCTTACAGATTTGTGTCTTTAGCTAAAAAGCCATTTAAAATAATGGCTGAACAAGCTGAATTTAATTTCCCTGCAGATCAAAAAGCTTTTATCAACTATACCAATAAACCGGAAACAGCTCCTTTGGAAAAACAATTTTTCAACTCGTTTGAACAACCTTATTTTCATTATCCTTTATCCGAATGGAATAAGAAAAGACTCGCTATCAATCCTTTACTTGTAGAAGGGGTAAAGGGTAAAAAGCTTTGTATTGCCGAATCTGACCTTATCAATTACCCGGGAATGTTCTTATATCCGGGAGATAAATCCAATAGTTTAAAAGGCGTATTTGCACCTTACCCGAAAGAAGTTCAGCAAGGGGGACATAATAATTTGCAGATGCTCATAAAATCTCGTGAAAACTTTGTTGCCCAATTCGATAAAGGGACAGACTTTCCTTGGCGAATCATTATTATTTCCGAGAAAGACTCAGATTTGACAGATAGTGATATCGTCTATAAATTGGCAACTCCTTCTCAGGGAGATTATTCATGGGTGAAACCAGGAAAAGTAGCCTGGGATTGGTGGAATGATTGGAATTTGTACAATGTAAACTTTAAGACCGGGGTTAATAATGAAACCTATCGATATTATATCGATTTTGCTGCTCAATATGGAATAGAATATGTGATTCTTGATGAAGGCTGGGCAGTCAATAAGAAAGCAGACCTCTTTCAGGTAGTCCCTGAAATCAATCTGCCGGAATTGATTGCTTATGCAAATTCCAAAAAAGTAGGGCTTATTCTTTGGGCAGGGTATTATGCTTTTGATCGTGATATGGAAGCTGTTTGCAAACATTATAGTGAAATGGGAATCAAAGGTTTTAAAGTAGACTTTATGGATCGGGATGATCAGATCATTGTTGACTTTCACCGGAGAGGGGCAGCAATGGCTGCAAAATATAAGTTGTTGATAGATTATCATGGGACATATAAACCTACAGGGCTACAACGAACCTATCCTAATGTTATTAATTTTGAAGGGGTAAACGGATTGGAGCAAATGAAATGGGCAGATCATCTTGACCAGGTAACCTATGATGTAACCATTCCATTTATCCGACAGATAGCAGGCCCAATGGATTATACTCAGGGAGCAATGCGTAATGCAACCAAAGATAATTTCAAAAGTGTTGATAGTGAAGCTATGAGCCAGGGAACACGATGCCGTCAGCTGGCAGAATATATAGTCTTTGAGTCTCCGTTAAATATGCTTTGTGATAGCCCGTCAAATTATATGGCAGAAACGGAATGTACAGAATTTATTGCTAAGATTCCTACCATTTGGGATCAAACCATAGCTTTAGATGGTGAGGTCGCAAAATATGTAGCAATAGCCCGTAAAAAAGGAGATGATTGGTATATGGGTGCTTTAACCAACTGGGATGCACGTACTGTAGAATTAGATTTATCATTCCTAGGAAAAGGCAATTTCAAAGGTGAAGTATTTAAAGATGGAATCAACGCGAATCGTGTTGCTAAAGATTACAAAAAGGAAGTCATTGATATTCCAGCTAATAGAAAATTGACCGTATCAATGGCGTCAGGCGGAGGTTACGTAATAAAGATCACAAAAAAATAA
- a CDS encoding M28 family peptidase has protein sequence MKNIITLLFCALLGQQLQSQSFIQVYQDRANQVTQTNITTNLQQFQNLGVKTTGSTNNANALTWIKNKYLSYGYTASQIVEDPFTFGSTSSKNLIITKTGTVYPNKYVIICGHFDSIVGPGTNDNGSGTSIILEAARILRNVPTEYSIKFIHFSGEEQGLRGSSHYVNNVAYQNGVRKLDIKLVFNLDQVGGKMGNVNNRIYCDEDQGGVSSNNAASSAVTQQLVTCTTLYSPLLTGIDPAEDTDYIPFEQKGEVITGYFEYKRSSYPHTVNDTFANTDPVYIFNVGKATVGALQHFAVASTTASLVLNTKETAADKLESVKIYPNPAKDILSLELPSSVSNFSFEITDLLGRSLLKQENQTRINVSNLPKGVYLGNLKADEHTVVRKIMIE, from the coding sequence ATGAAAAATATAATTACTCTTCTTTTTTGCGCTTTATTAGGCCAGCAATTACAATCTCAAAGCTTCATTCAAGTTTATCAGGACAGGGCAAACCAGGTTACACAAACCAATATTACAACCAATCTGCAGCAGTTCCAAAATCTTGGTGTAAAAACAACAGGTTCTACCAATAATGCCAATGCGCTTACGTGGATCAAAAACAAATATTTATCGTATGGCTACACAGCAAGCCAGATTGTTGAGGATCCTTTTACCTTTGGAAGTACAAGCTCTAAAAACCTGATCATCACCAAAACAGGAACAGTATATCCTAATAAATATGTTATTATTTGTGGGCACTTTGATAGCATCGTAGGTCCGGGAACCAATGATAACGGTAGTGGTACTTCAATTATACTGGAAGCTGCCAGGATCCTTAGAAATGTTCCGACAGAATATTCTATCAAGTTTATTCATTTTTCCGGGGAAGAACAGGGATTAAGAGGAAGTTCTCATTATGTAAACAATGTAGCTTATCAAAATGGTGTTCGAAAGCTGGATATAAAACTGGTATTCAATCTTGACCAGGTAGGTGGAAAAATGGGGAATGTAAATAACAGAATATACTGTGATGAGGATCAGGGAGGAGTAAGCAGCAATAATGCGGCATCAAGTGCGGTTACACAACAGCTGGTGACCTGTACTACTCTATATTCTCCACTGCTTACAGGGATTGATCCGGCAGAAGATACGGACTATATCCCTTTTGAACAGAAAGGAGAAGTAATTACAGGATACTTTGAGTATAAAAGAAGCAGTTATCCGCATACTGTGAATGATACCTTTGCGAATACAGACCCTGTATATATTTTCAATGTAGGAAAAGCAACGGTGGGGGCACTTCAGCATTTTGCAGTAGCATCCACTACGGCATCTTTAGTTTTGAATACCAAAGAAACCGCTGCAGATAAGCTTGAATCCGTTAAAATTTATCCCAATCCGGCAAAAGATATTCTGAGTCTAGAATTACCATCTTCCGTTAGCAACTTCAGTTTTGAAATCACCGATCTGTTAGGTCGGTCTTTACTTAAGCAAGAAAACCAGACAAGAATTAATGTTTCTAATTTGCCAAAAGGGGTTTATTTAGGAAATCTTAAAGCCGATGAGCATACAGTAGTTAGAAAAATTATGATTGAATAA